The Microbacter sp. GSS18 genome has a segment encoding these proteins:
- a CDS encoding lipoxygenase family protein, whose amino-acid sequence MVKMWGARRRLWNRIATLKFAGAKVVDIRVPDGGGAHVRAVPLSTRFPGIGIHEVLVADRIPTGEGDARAERFYRLMARLFRVFSPNVPGLPSIDADRRAALGAAYTDRHRALFPAPEFPDEFRDLDLGLMATTGPYAHYVTATGPDTYEWDLRALGDYDVHDGLVRLGVHVRFVQEGTRLRATEIASALGTVVPGDTDWDRSVGLALCAATTHTSLIRHYNWVHLIPGAAFAIATRSALPADHPLTRLLWPHIYRTEFSNWVTTVGQLSPGGDFEEIFSFTRESLLRLFDDTCRSFDATVVDPWADADRRGIVGRGLDLPVLENSLAHHDVMRAHAERYLRAYYADDAALAADADVQRWFAELDHLIPNGAEPLGGTTTLESASRLIGSLIHLVAYQHEAYGTLLWNYQLWTQVQPIRVRADGAPEPVDVYQRLVNADFGLNIRRSPMMQDFAFLALDGRGRAAFRAYLSDLLALQTRLEAEPHALYNVYPDMLEANMNG is encoded by the coding sequence ATGGTCAAGATGTGGGGTGCCAGACGCCGGCTGTGGAACCGGATCGCGACGCTCAAGTTCGCCGGGGCGAAGGTCGTCGACATTCGCGTCCCGGACGGTGGCGGAGCACACGTGCGCGCGGTTCCGCTGTCGACGCGGTTCCCAGGCATCGGCATCCACGAGGTCCTGGTGGCGGACCGGATACCCACCGGGGAGGGCGATGCACGCGCCGAGCGCTTCTACCGGCTGATGGCGCGTCTGTTCCGGGTGTTCTCGCCCAACGTGCCCGGCCTGCCGTCGATCGACGCCGATCGCCGGGCGGCTCTCGGCGCGGCATACACGGACCGGCACCGCGCACTCTTTCCGGCGCCGGAGTTCCCCGACGAGTTCCGCGACCTGGACCTCGGCCTCATGGCCACGACCGGGCCCTACGCCCACTACGTCACGGCGACCGGGCCCGACACGTACGAATGGGATCTGCGCGCGCTCGGCGACTACGACGTGCACGACGGGCTCGTGCGCCTCGGAGTGCACGTCCGCTTCGTGCAGGAGGGCACCCGGCTGCGTGCCACCGAGATCGCCAGCGCACTCGGAACCGTGGTGCCCGGCGACACCGACTGGGACCGATCCGTCGGCCTCGCACTGTGCGCGGCGACCACGCACACCTCGCTCATCCGCCACTACAACTGGGTGCATCTGATCCCCGGCGCCGCCTTCGCGATCGCGACCCGCAGCGCGCTTCCGGCGGACCATCCGCTCACGCGACTGCTGTGGCCGCACATCTACCGCACCGAGTTCAGCAACTGGGTCACCACCGTCGGGCAGCTCAGCCCCGGGGGCGACTTCGAAGAGATCTTCAGCTTCACTCGCGAGTCGCTCCTGCGGCTCTTCGACGACACGTGCCGCAGCTTCGACGCGACCGTCGTCGACCCGTGGGCGGATGCCGACAGGCGCGGCATCGTCGGGCGCGGCCTGGACCTCCCCGTCCTCGAGAACTCGCTCGCCCACCACGACGTGATGCGAGCCCACGCCGAGCGCTATCTGCGCGCCTACTACGCCGATGACGCGGCGCTGGCCGCCGACGCCGACGTTCAGCGCTGGTTCGCCGAACTGGACCACCTGATCCCGAACGGCGCGGAGCCGCTGGGCGGCACCACGACACTGGAGTCGGCATCCCGCCTCATCGGCTCGCTGATCCACCTCGTCGCCTACCAGCACGAGGCCTACGGCACCCTGCTGTGGAACTACCAGCTGTGGACCCAGGTGCAGCCGATCCGGGTCCGCGCCGACGGCGCCCCTGAGCCGGTCGACGTCTATCAGCGGCTCGTCAACGCCGACTTCGGCCTCAACATCCGGCGCTCGCCCATGATGCAGGACTTCGCCTTCCTCGCGCTCGACGGCCGGGGCCGTGCGGCCTTCCGCGCCTACCTGTCCGACCTGCTCGCGCTGCAGACGCGGCTCGAGGCCGAGCCGCACGCGCTCTACAACGTGTATCCCGACATGCTCGAAGCGAACATGAACGGCTGA
- a CDS encoding GAF domain-containing protein gives MSSPWTPRRDVSPETSRLLIERAHEEILAGNAADQRLRDVRPLVRESWTRALADLVGAEALPPLDLSAADLEEYRRAHPLSGVMDMVRGLLLPGEQDDSGVVVAVGDAAGRLLWVEGDRSIRSLTGAMGFVEGANWSEEAVGTAAPGTALRLDRSVQIHGAEHFNRLVQPWSCTAAPVHDPETRRILGVIDVTGGTEAVSAQAQLLVDATARAIEGELMVSRLRARAEARPKPRRSQPPREATRATLRVLGRDRGLLDVVGAEGERVHELSTRHAEILLMLATHRQGLSAERLGELVYGGADAADTLRPEMVRLRKVLERSAPALVPASRPYRLTAELETDVQQVMSLLDRGAHRVALAAYRGDVLPDSVAPGVEELRDTARLTLREGLMAEASVDVLLAYAETAAGAEDDELLRLCLGMLPPRSPKRAAIVARLERIEAKKEEIP, from the coding sequence ATGTCATCGCCGTGGACGCCGAGACGTGACGTCTCGCCCGAGACCTCCCGCCTGCTGATCGAGCGCGCCCACGAGGAGATCCTCGCCGGCAACGCCGCCGACCAGCGCCTGCGCGACGTGCGCCCGCTCGTGCGCGAATCCTGGACGCGCGCGCTCGCCGATCTCGTGGGCGCCGAGGCGCTCCCGCCTCTGGACCTCAGCGCCGCCGATCTCGAGGAGTACCGCCGCGCGCACCCGCTGTCGGGTGTCATGGACATGGTGCGCGGTCTCCTGCTCCCCGGCGAGCAGGACGACTCCGGTGTGGTCGTCGCGGTCGGCGACGCCGCCGGGCGCCTGCTGTGGGTCGAGGGCGATCGCAGCATCCGCTCCCTGACCGGTGCGATGGGCTTCGTCGAGGGCGCCAACTGGTCGGAGGAGGCCGTCGGGACCGCCGCACCCGGAACCGCGCTGCGTCTGGACCGATCCGTCCAGATCCACGGCGCCGAGCACTTCAACCGGCTAGTGCAGCCCTGGTCGTGCACGGCCGCGCCGGTGCACGATCCCGAGACCCGCCGCATCCTCGGTGTCATCGACGTCACCGGGGGCACCGAGGCCGTGTCGGCCCAGGCCCAGCTGCTCGTGGACGCCACCGCCCGTGCGATCGAGGGTGAGCTGATGGTGTCGCGGCTGCGGGCGCGCGCCGAGGCTCGGCCGAAGCCGCGTCGCTCCCAGCCGCCGCGCGAGGCGACGCGGGCGACGCTGCGCGTGCTCGGGCGCGACCGCGGACTGCTCGACGTCGTCGGCGCCGAGGGGGAGCGCGTGCACGAGCTGTCGACGCGGCACGCCGAGATCCTCCTCATGCTCGCCACGCACCGGCAGGGGCTGTCGGCCGAGCGGCTCGGGGAGCTCGTGTACGGGGGAGCGGATGCCGCCGACACGCTGCGTCCCGAGATGGTGCGGCTGCGCAAGGTGCTCGAACGGTCAGCGCCCGCGCTGGTGCCGGCATCCCGCCCGTATCGACTCACCGCCGAGCTCGAGACCGACGTGCAGCAGGTGATGTCACTGCTGGACCGCGGCGCTCACCGCGTCGCGCTCGCCGCCTACCGCGGGGACGTCCTGCCCGACTCGGTGGCCCCGGGGGTGGAGGAGCTGCGCGACACCGCCCGCCTGACGCTGCGCGAGGGACTGATGGCCGAGGCGTCCGTCGACGTGCTCCTGGCGTACGCCGAGACCGCGGCCGGCGCCGAGGACGACGAGCTGCTGCGGCTGTGCCTCGGGATGCTGCCGCCGCGGTCGCCCAAGCGGGCCGCGATCGTCGCGCGGCTGGAGCGCATCGAGGCCAAAAAAGAGGAGATTCCCTGA
- a CDS encoding DUF779 domain-containing protein: protein MPTLTRVAVTDDAAALLRQLTAQHGKLMFHQSGGCCDGSAPMCYPIGMFMTGPSDVLLGTIEVGLDDPIEVYMSESQFEYWKYTHLTIDVVPGRGAGFSVEGPTGMRFLIRSRMLDDAELQHFGLKEPA from the coding sequence ATGCCCACCCTCACGCGCGTCGCCGTGACGGACGACGCCGCAGCCCTGCTGCGGCAGCTGACCGCCCAGCACGGCAAGCTGATGTTCCACCAGTCCGGCGGATGCTGCGACGGCAGCGCCCCCATGTGCTACCCGATCGGGATGTTCATGACCGGCCCGAGCGACGTGCTGCTCGGCACGATCGAGGTCGGCCTCGACGACCCGATCGAGGTGTACATGTCGGAGTCGCAGTTCGAGTACTGGAAGTACACGCACCTCACGATCGACGTCGTCCCCGGCCGTGGCGCCGGCTTCAGCGTGGAGGGTCCGACGGGCATGCGGTTCCTCATCCGCTCCCGCATGCTGGACGACGCCGAGCTGCAGCATTTCGGCCTGAAGGAGCCCGCGTGA
- a CDS encoding ABC transporter permease has translation MTSDVAPASMQSPPALDPTKTRSRGTFGRYILVRFLLMIPTVLILVTLVFFLIRLTGDPITAALGGRLPPDQLAERISEAGYDRPIIVQYFEYLAQILVFDFGTTITDNQPVSQVLLTYGGATLELVFYSLIVAFILGIPLGMVAAAMRDRWPDAVLRVSAILFYATPVFFSGLVAKLVFSVWLGWFPVSGRASVRTEIALTRDGGTGLYLIDAIASGNPAYVWDVLAHAVLPAMTLGLLTAGIFLRLVRTNVIGTYNMPYVDAARSRGVSEFRLVRKHAYRPALIPIITVIGLQIALMLGGAVLTETTFEWKGLGFQLAAYLSARDFVAVQGIVAIIAIIVAVTNFAVDIIAAFIDPRVRF, from the coding sequence ATGACCAGTGACGTCGCTCCGGCGTCGATGCAATCGCCTCCGGCGCTCGACCCCACCAAGACAAGATCGCGCGGCACATTCGGCCGCTACATCCTGGTGCGGTTCCTGCTGATGATCCCGACGGTGCTGATCCTGGTCACGCTCGTCTTCTTCCTCATCCGTCTGACGGGCGACCCCATCACGGCGGCGCTCGGCGGTCGGCTGCCTCCCGACCAGCTCGCCGAGCGCATCAGCGAGGCCGGCTACGACCGGCCGATCATCGTGCAGTACTTCGAGTACCTCGCGCAGATCCTGGTGTTCGACTTCGGCACGACGATCACCGACAATCAGCCCGTGAGCCAGGTGCTGCTCACGTACGGCGGCGCCACCCTCGAACTCGTCTTCTACTCGCTTATCGTCGCCTTCATCCTCGGCATCCCGCTCGGCATGGTCGCCGCGGCGATGCGCGACCGGTGGCCGGACGCGGTGCTGAGAGTCTCGGCGATCCTCTTCTACGCCACGCCGGTCTTCTTCTCTGGCCTGGTCGCCAAGCTCGTCTTCTCGGTCTGGCTCGGCTGGTTCCCGGTGAGCGGCCGCGCGAGCGTGCGCACCGAGATCGCGCTGACCCGCGACGGCGGGACGGGCCTGTACCTCATCGACGCCATCGCGTCGGGCAACCCCGCGTACGTGTGGGATGTCCTGGCGCACGCGGTGCTGCCCGCGATGACCCTGGGCCTGCTGACAGCCGGCATCTTCCTCCGTCTGGTGCGCACCAACGTCATCGGCACGTACAACATGCCGTACGTGGACGCGGCGCGGTCGCGCGGGGTGAGCGAGTTCCGGCTCGTGCGCAAGCACGCCTACCGTCCGGCGCTCATCCCGATCATCACGGTGATCGGTCTGCAGATCGCACTCATGCTCGGCGGCGCCGTGCTGACCGAGACCACGTTCGAGTGGAAGGGCCTGGGCTTCCAGCTCGCGGCGTACCTCTCGGCCCGAGACTTCGTCGCGGTGCAGGGCATCGTCGCGATCATCGCGATCATCGTCGCGGTCACGAACTTCGCCGTCGACATCATCGCGGCGTTCATCGACCCGAGGGTGAGGTTCTGA
- a CDS encoding mechanosensitive ion channel family protein — translation MDDLLASADPWEQWSAWGIVLGILIGVVIVVSIIAAVVLAVIGRRHSWPKALSDRTKWPFRVTLLLIALIISTVVAPIGEDWMTGIVHFFVILLIISVSWLAAQLFLFFLDSGARRYNIMEKDTASARKIQTQMQIVRRLVIATLVIFAVGAILMTFDGVRALGASVLASAGVASIVAGLAAQSVLGNLFAGVQLAFNEAIRVGDVVVVEGEWGRINEITLSYVVMQVWDQRTLVLPCTYFTSTPFENWTKLGRELLGTVYFDLDWRIDVDEMRDELDRILEGTDLWDGKTKGIAVTDAVGGVLQVRVTVSAADSGALWDLRVLVREKLAAWVRREAPDGLPARRILAAGAITTEPESPPAG, via the coding sequence GTGGACGACTTGCTGGCCAGTGCCGACCCCTGGGAGCAGTGGAGCGCGTGGGGGATCGTGCTGGGGATCCTGATCGGCGTCGTGATCGTCGTCTCGATCATCGCCGCCGTAGTGCTCGCGGTCATCGGCCGCCGGCACAGCTGGCCGAAGGCGCTGAGCGACCGCACGAAGTGGCCGTTCCGCGTCACCCTGCTGCTGATCGCCCTCATCATCTCGACGGTCGTCGCCCCGATCGGCGAGGACTGGATGACCGGGATCGTCCACTTCTTCGTGATCCTGCTCATCATCTCGGTGTCGTGGCTGGCGGCGCAGCTGTTCCTGTTCTTCCTGGACTCGGGGGCGCGCCGCTACAACATCATGGAGAAGGACACGGCGTCGGCGCGCAAGATCCAGACGCAGATGCAGATCGTGCGGCGCCTGGTCATCGCGACGCTGGTCATCTTCGCGGTCGGTGCGATCCTCATGACCTTCGACGGCGTGCGTGCTCTCGGGGCGAGTGTCCTGGCGTCCGCGGGCGTGGCGTCGATCGTCGCCGGTCTCGCGGCCCAGTCGGTGCTCGGCAACCTCTTCGCCGGCGTGCAGCTCGCCTTCAACGAGGCGATCCGCGTCGGCGACGTCGTGGTCGTCGAGGGGGAGTGGGGCCGCATCAACGAGATCACCCTCAGCTACGTCGTGATGCAGGTGTGGGATCAGCGCACACTCGTGCTGCCGTGCACCTACTTCACCAGCACGCCCTTCGAGAACTGGACCAAGCTCGGCCGTGAGCTGCTGGGCACCGTCTACTTCGACCTCGACTGGCGCATCGACGTCGACGAGATGCGCGACGAGCTCGACCGCATCCTCGAGGGCACCGACCTGTGGGACGGCAAGACCAAGGGGATCGCCGTGACGGATGCCGTCGGCGGTGTGCTGCAGGTGCGCGTCACCGTCAGCGCGGCCGACTCCGGCGCACTGTGGGATCTGCGCGTGCTCGTGCGCGAGAAGCTCGCCGCGTGGGTGCGCCGCGAAGCGCCCGACGGCCTTCCCGCCCGACGCATCCTGGCCGCGGGCGCGATCACGACCGAGCCGGAGTCTCCGCCGGCGGGCTGA
- a CDS encoding ABC transporter substrate-binding protein, whose amino-acid sequence MSLHHSARGRAGLAVAALGASALLLAGCSGGGSTDDGGTSSGEPIIVGTTDKVTTLDPAGSYDNGSLAVQTQVFPYLVNTDYNSTEVVPDLAETAEFTSETEYTVTLPAGLKWANGNDLTSSDVKFSFDRNLAIADPNGASSLLYNLDSVEAPDDTTVVFHLKSANDQVFPFILTSFPGAIVDEEVFAADAITPDQEIVDANAFGGPYTITSWDFNKTVEFTPNEDYVGLLDAPVNSGVILSYFAESSNLKLAVQQGDIDVAYRSLSATDVEDLSTNDAVQVIDGPGGEIRYIVFNFNTQPYGATTAEADEAKALAVRQAVADLIDRDALSEQVYKGTYTPLYSYVPEGFAGATESLRGLYGDGDGGPDAEAAAARLADAGVETPVQLSLQYSPDHYGPSSGDEYALIKSQLEADGLFEVDLQSTEWVQYSKDRTADVYPAYQLGWFPDYSDADNYLTPFFLTNNFIGNHFSDAETEELILAQAVETDPDTRIQQIEAIQDRVAELLSTVPYLQGAQVAVAGTDVDGVILDASFKLRYAPITK is encoded by the coding sequence ATGTCACTTCATCACAGCGCGCGCGGCCGTGCGGGCCTCGCCGTCGCAGCGCTCGGCGCTTCGGCACTCCTGCTCGCCGGCTGCTCCGGCGGCGGCAGCACAGATGACGGCGGCACGTCTTCGGGCGAGCCGATCATCGTGGGCACCACCGACAAGGTCACGACCCTCGATCCCGCGGGATCTTACGACAACGGCTCGCTCGCCGTCCAGACCCAGGTCTTCCCGTACCTCGTGAACACCGACTACAACTCGACCGAGGTCGTGCCCGACCTGGCCGAGACCGCGGAGTTCACATCGGAGACCGAGTACACCGTCACGCTGCCGGCGGGCCTGAAGTGGGCCAACGGCAACGACCTGACCTCGTCGGACGTGAAGTTCTCGTTCGACCGCAACCTCGCCATCGCCGACCCCAATGGCGCGTCGAGCCTGCTCTACAACCTCGACAGCGTCGAGGCGCCCGACGACACCACGGTGGTGTTCCACCTCAAGTCGGCGAACGACCAGGTGTTCCCCTTCATCCTGACCAGCTTCCCCGGCGCCATCGTCGACGAGGAGGTCTTCGCGGCCGACGCGATCACGCCCGACCAGGAGATCGTCGACGCGAACGCCTTCGGCGGTCCGTACACGATCACGTCGTGGGACTTCAACAAGACCGTCGAGTTCACGCCCAACGAGGACTACGTGGGCCTGCTCGACGCGCCGGTCAACAGCGGCGTCATCCTCAGCTACTTCGCCGAGTCGTCGAACCTGAAGCTGGCCGTCCAGCAGGGTGACATCGATGTGGCGTACCGCTCGCTGTCGGCCACCGACGTCGAGGACCTGAGCACGAACGACGCCGTCCAGGTCATCGACGGCCCCGGCGGCGAGATCCGCTACATCGTGTTCAACTTCAACACGCAGCCGTACGGAGCGACTACGGCAGAGGCCGACGAGGCCAAGGCGCTCGCGGTCCGCCAGGCCGTCGCCGACCTCATCGACCGCGACGCTCTGTCGGAGCAGGTCTACAAGGGCACCTACACCCCGCTGTACTCGTACGTCCCCGAGGGCTTCGCCGGCGCGACCGAGTCGCTGAGGGGTCTCTACGGAGACGGAGACGGCGGACCGGATGCCGAGGCGGCCGCAGCGCGGCTCGCGGACGCCGGTGTCGAGACGCCGGTTCAGCTGAGCCTGCAGTACAGCCCCGACCACTACGGCCCGTCGTCGGGTGACGAGTACGCGCTGATCAAGTCGCAGCTCGAGGCCGACGGTCTGTTCGAGGTCGACCTGCAGTCGACCGAGTGGGTGCAGTACTCCAAGGACCGCACCGCCGACGTCTACCCCGCGTACCAGCTCGGCTGGTTCCCGGACTACTCCGACGCCGACAACTACCTCACGCCGTTCTTCCTGACGAACAACTTCATCGGGAACCACTTCAGCGACGCTGAGACCGAGGAGCTCATCCTCGCGCAGGCGGTCGAGACGGACCCGGACACCCGCATCCAGCAGATCGAGGCGATCCAGGACCGCGTCGCCGAGCTGCTGTCCACGGTGCCCTACCTGCAGGGCGCCCAGGTGGCGGTCGCGGGCACCGACGTCGACGGGGTCATCCTCGACGCGTCGTTCAAGCTGCGCTACGCGCCGATCACCAAGTAA
- a CDS encoding aldehyde dehydrogenase — MTIVEEGVSSVYAAPGERGSVAQYRSRYGHFIGGEWVEPIKGQYFENITPVTGKPFVEVGRGTVEDIDRAVEVAWKAFESYKRTTAAERAIMLNKIADRMEENLEKIAVAETWENGKPVRETLAADIPLAIDHFRYFAGVLRAQEGSLSEIDGDTIAYHFHEPLGVVGQIIPWNFPILMATWKLAPALAAGNCVVLKPAEQTPASILFLMELIQDLIPAGVVNVVNGFGIEAGAPLAQHKRIRKVAFTGETTTGRLIMQYASQNLIPVTLELGGKSANVFFEDVCRANDDYYDKALEGFTFFALNQGEVCTCPSRALIQRSVYDQFLGDGLDRVAKIKQGNPLDPETMIGAQASNDQLEKILSYIQIGKDGGAKLLAGGERVDLGGELSGGYYVAPTVFEGTNDMRIFQEEIFGPVVSVTSFDDFDDAIDIANDTLYGLGAGVWSRSGDTAYRAGRAIEAGRVWTNTYHQYPAHAAFGGYKQSGIGRENHLKMLDHYQQTKNLLVSYAEGSMGFF, encoded by the coding sequence ATGACCATCGTCGAAGAAGGCGTCTCGAGCGTCTACGCCGCCCCGGGCGAGCGCGGCAGCGTCGCCCAGTACCGCTCCCGCTACGGCCACTTCATCGGCGGCGAGTGGGTCGAGCCGATCAAGGGCCAGTACTTCGAGAACATCACCCCCGTCACCGGCAAGCCGTTCGTCGAGGTCGGCCGCGGCACCGTCGAGGACATCGACCGCGCCGTCGAGGTCGCATGGAAGGCGTTCGAGTCCTACAAGCGCACCACGGCCGCCGAGCGAGCGATCATGCTCAACAAGATCGCCGACCGCATGGAGGAGAACCTCGAGAAGATCGCCGTCGCCGAGACGTGGGAGAACGGCAAGCCGGTCCGCGAGACCCTCGCCGCCGACATCCCGCTCGCGATCGACCACTTCCGCTACTTCGCCGGCGTCCTGCGGGCTCAGGAGGGCTCGCTCAGCGAGATCGACGGCGACACGATCGCGTACCACTTCCACGAGCCGCTGGGTGTGGTCGGCCAGATCATCCCGTGGAACTTCCCGATCCTCATGGCGACGTGGAAGCTCGCCCCCGCGCTCGCCGCCGGAAACTGCGTCGTGCTCAAGCCCGCCGAGCAGACCCCCGCGTCGATCCTGTTCCTCATGGAGCTGATCCAGGACCTCATCCCCGCGGGCGTCGTCAACGTCGTCAACGGCTTCGGCATCGAGGCCGGTGCGCCGCTCGCGCAGCACAAGCGCATCCGCAAGGTCGCCTTCACGGGTGAGACCACGACGGGCCGCCTCATCATGCAGTACGCGTCGCAGAACCTCATCCCCGTCACCCTCGAGCTCGGGGGCAAGTCCGCGAACGTGTTCTTCGAGGACGTCTGCCGTGCGAACGACGACTACTACGACAAGGCACTCGAGGGCTTCACGTTCTTCGCCCTCAACCAGGGCGAGGTGTGCACGTGCCCGTCGCGCGCGCTCATCCAGCGGTCGGTCTACGACCAGTTCCTCGGCGACGGCCTCGACCGCGTCGCGAAGATCAAGCAGGGCAACCCGCTCGACCCCGAGACGATGATCGGGGCGCAGGCCTCGAACGACCAGCTCGAGAAGATCCTGTCTTACATCCAGATCGGCAAGGACGGCGGTGCGAAGCTGCTCGCCGGCGGTGAGCGCGTCGACCTCGGCGGCGAGCTGTCGGGCGGGTACTACGTCGCCCCGACGGTGTTCGAGGGCACGAACGACATGCGGATCTTCCAGGAGGAGATCTTCGGGCCCGTGGTCTCGGTCACGAGCTTCGACGACTTCGATGACGCGATCGACATCGCCAACGACACGCTGTACGGCCTCGGCGCCGGTGTCTGGAGCCGCTCGGGCGACACCGCCTACCGCGCCGGCCGCGCAATCGAGGCCGGCCGCGTCTGGACGAACACGTACCACCAGTACCCCGCGCACGCGGCGTTCGGCGGGTACAAGCAGTCCGGCATCGGCCGCGAGAACCACCTGAAGATGCTCGACCACTACCAGCAGACCAAGAACCTGCTGGTGTCGTACGCCGAAGGCTCCATGGGCTTCTTCTAG
- the malQ gene encoding 4-alpha-glucanotransferase, which produces MTGEDAMTDHSGTDEMPTPALSALAEAHGIATSYWSFFGQHVQVPAATLRAVLAAMGVDVEADPQAVLDQMEEAAWWELLPPSRVVRQGSGEIVVNVQDGHDVRLEVRLEDGSWRDIPIPGQQPQARVVDGDIVWRLHVPIPGELPLGWHELYAQQIPHGSHGADRTATCTLVVTPTRLAPPPSRPGKGGRAWGLMAQLYSVRSTGSWGLGDFADLADLAAVVADSGADFLLVNPIHAAEVVPPIEPSPYLPATRRFVAPLYIRPEDIREVAYLAPADRARVAEAHAGMAASNRDPERVDRDAAWEAKRAALEIVFTAPRTPARQAAFDAFVAEHGEHLADFALWCALEEHYADVDERPDEAWNIESPLVAQLRIDLGDRVAFHTWLQWIAQEQAEAAQAAARGAGMRIGVMHDLAVGVHTEGSDAWSLRDMYAQGITVGAPPDMYNQQGQTWGQPPWMPGALARAGYAPLRDMIRGLLKHAGALRIDHIIGFFRLWWIPDGLGPAAGTYVRYDHEAMIGVLALEAHRAGAVIIGEDLGNVEPWVREYLSDRNILGTSVLWFEMEGDRPRPPEQYRKALLATVNTHDLPPTAGYLAGEHVDLRARLGLLEQPVEEARAEARAEQEAVLSVLRERGLIAEDASEEEIIQALHLYLVAAPSELLGVALVDAVGERRVQNQPGTDKEYPNWQIPLADSDGEAVLLEDIPGMPRFRALTRAVDRALRDAAY; this is translated from the coding sequence ATGACGGGGGAGGACGCCATGACCGACCACAGCGGCACCGACGAGATGCCCACACCCGCACTCAGCGCGCTCGCCGAAGCGCACGGCATCGCGACGTCGTACTGGTCGTTCTTCGGCCAGCATGTCCAGGTGCCGGCCGCGACCCTCCGGGCGGTGCTGGCCGCCATGGGCGTCGATGTCGAGGCCGACCCGCAGGCCGTGCTCGACCAGATGGAGGAGGCCGCGTGGTGGGAGCTGCTCCCCCCTTCGCGGGTGGTCCGCCAGGGGAGCGGCGAGATCGTCGTGAACGTGCAGGACGGTCACGACGTCCGGCTGGAGGTTCGGCTCGAGGACGGCTCGTGGCGCGACATCCCGATCCCCGGACAGCAGCCGCAGGCGCGCGTCGTCGACGGCGACATCGTGTGGCGCCTGCACGTCCCCATCCCGGGTGAACTGCCGCTGGGCTGGCACGAGCTGTACGCGCAGCAGATCCCGCACGGCTCGCACGGCGCCGACCGCACGGCGACCTGCACTCTCGTCGTGACGCCCACGCGTCTCGCCCCGCCGCCCTCGCGGCCCGGGAAGGGCGGACGGGCGTGGGGCCTCATGGCCCAGCTCTACTCGGTGAGATCGACCGGGTCGTGGGGCCTCGGCGACTTCGCCGATCTGGCCGATCTGGCCGCGGTCGTCGCCGACAGCGGCGCCGACTTCCTGCTGGTCAACCCCATCCACGCCGCCGAGGTCGTGCCGCCGATCGAGCCCTCGCCCTACCTCCCCGCGACCCGCAGGTTCGTCGCACCCCTCTACATCCGTCCCGAGGACATCCGCGAAGTCGCCTATCTCGCTCCCGCCGACCGGGCGCGCGTCGCCGAGGCGCACGCGGGCATGGCCGCATCCAACCGGGACCCCGAGCGCGTCGATCGCGACGCGGCGTGGGAGGCCAAGCGCGCCGCCCTCGAGATCGTCTTCACGGCGCCGCGGACGCCGGCCCGCCAGGCGGCCTTCGACGCGTTCGTCGCCGAGCACGGCGAGCACCTGGCGGACTTCGCGCTGTGGTGCGCCCTCGAGGAGCACTACGCCGACGTCGACGAGCGTCCCGACGAGGCGTGGAACATCGAGTCGCCGCTCGTCGCGCAGCTGCGCATCGACCTCGGCGACCGCGTGGCCTTCCACACGTGGCTGCAGTGGATCGCCCAGGAACAGGCCGAAGCTGCCCAGGCAGCCGCGCGCGGCGCCGGCATGCGCATCGGCGTCATGCACGACCTCGCGGTCGGCGTGCACACCGAGGGATCGGATGCGTGGTCGCTGCGCGACATGTACGCGCAGGGCATCACCGTCGGCGCCCCACCCGACATGTACAACCAGCAGGGTCAGACGTGGGGCCAGCCGCCGTGGATGCCGGGGGCGCTCGCGCGCGCCGGGTACGCGCCGCTGCGCGACATGATCCGCGGCCTGCTGAAGCACGCCGGCGCGCTGCGCATCGACCACATCATCGGGTTCTTCCGCCTGTGGTGGATCCCCGACGGGCTGGGGCCGGCGGCCGGGACGTACGTCCGGTACGACCACGAGGCCATGATCGGCGTGCTCGCGCTCGAGGCGCACCGCGCCGGCGCCGTCATCATCGGCGAGGATCTCGGCAACGTCGAGCCGTGGGTGCGCGAGTACCTGTCGGACCGCAACATCCTCGGCACCTCGGTGCTGTGGTTCGAGATGGAGGGCGACCGCCCCCGTCCGCCCGAGCAGTACCGGAAGGCGCTGCTGGCGACGGTCAACACGCACGACCTGCCACCGACGGCGGGCTACCTCGCCGGCGAGCACGTCGACTTGCGCGCCCGGCTGGGGCTGCTCGAGCAGCCCGTCGAAGAAGCCCGCGCCGAAGCGCGCGCCGAGCAGGAGGCCGTGCTGTCGGTGCTGCGCGAGCGGGGGCTCATCGCCGAGGACGCCTCCGAGGAGGAGATCATCCAGGCGCTGCACCTCTACCTCGTCGCGGCGCCCAGCGAGCTGCTGGGCGTCGCGCTCGTCGACGCGGTGGGGGAGCGGCGCGTGCAGAACCAGCCGGGAACCGACAAGGAGTACCCGAACTGGCAGATCCCGCTCGCCGACTCCGACGGCGAAGCGGTGCTGCTCGAGGACATCCCGGGCATGCCGCGCTTCCGCGCGCTCACCCGTGCCGTGGACCGGGCGCTGCGGGACGCCGCCTACTGA